A region from the Lentimonas sp. CC4 genome encodes:
- a CDS encoding YifB family Mg chelatase-like AAA ATPase, whose product MLGITQSAALVGVDAHSVQVEVNTGEAGELKFILVGLPDAAVKESQDRVFSAISNSGYRMPATRTTINLAPGGLRKEGPAYDLPIAIGILASMKQCTEDRLNDFLIAGELSLSGKTRPVRGTLAMAMLARKLGKKGLIVPAESADEAALVNDVEIYPVTSLDEAVRFLNGERAILPVKSRDSSFFKAPPASQRIDFSEVKGQHAVRRAVEIAVSGGHNLLMIGSPGSGKSMIAKRIPTIMPRPSIDEFLEILSIQSAAGTTLNNENRYFQRPFRSPHHTISDVGLLGGGTIPGPGEISLAHNGVLFLDELPEFKRSALEVLRQPLEDGNVTISRSAGKINLPCSVMMVCAMNPCPCGYTGDSSRECRCSVPQIQRYRSKISGPLLDRIDIHIEAPSLRIEELRSTQEAESSATIRERCESARERQQSRFAGNGDSSASCNARMSHSEIRKYCAINKEQGDLLQQAMEQLALSARAYDRILKVARTIADLAESESIETPHLLEAIQYRSLDRNLFY is encoded by the coding sequence ATGCTAGGAATTACACAGTCTGCAGCGCTCGTCGGGGTCGATGCCCACTCGGTTCAGGTAGAAGTGAATACAGGTGAAGCCGGTGAACTCAAATTTATTTTAGTCGGACTGCCCGACGCAGCCGTCAAAGAATCGCAAGATCGTGTATTCTCGGCCATCAGCAACAGTGGCTACCGAATGCCCGCCACGCGCACCACCATCAACCTCGCCCCTGGCGGACTACGCAAAGAAGGCCCCGCCTACGATCTCCCCATCGCGATCGGCATCCTAGCCTCGATGAAACAATGCACCGAAGATCGCCTCAACGACTTCCTCATCGCTGGCGAACTAAGCCTTTCTGGCAAAACTCGCCCCGTGCGCGGCACCCTAGCCATGGCCATGCTCGCTCGCAAGCTTGGCAAAAAAGGCCTGATCGTCCCCGCAGAATCAGCCGACGAAGCCGCGCTGGTCAACGATGTCGAGATTTACCCAGTCACCAGCCTCGACGAGGCCGTGCGCTTCCTCAATGGCGAACGCGCCATCCTCCCAGTCAAATCTCGCGATAGTAGCTTCTTTAAAGCCCCACCCGCGTCACAACGCATCGATTTCTCCGAAGTCAAAGGCCAGCACGCGGTGCGACGTGCCGTAGAGATCGCAGTCAGCGGCGGCCACAATCTCCTGATGATCGGCTCGCCTGGCTCTGGTAAATCCATGATCGCCAAGCGCATCCCCACGATCATGCCGCGCCCCAGCATCGATGAGTTCCTCGAAATCCTCAGCATTCAGTCCGCCGCAGGCACGACCCTGAACAACGAAAACCGCTATTTCCAAAGACCTTTCAGATCTCCGCACCATACTATAAGTGATGTCGGACTATTAGGCGGAGGCACCATCCCAGGCCCAGGCGAGATTTCGCTCGCTCACAATGGCGTGCTGTTTCTCGACGAATTACCCGAATTTAAACGCTCTGCGCTCGAAGTGCTCCGTCAACCACTCGAAGACGGCAACGTCACCATCTCACGCAGCGCAGGCAAAATAAATCTGCCATGTTCGGTCATGATGGTCTGCGCCATGAATCCGTGCCCGTGTGGATACACTGGCGATAGCTCGCGCGAATGCCGCTGCTCCGTGCCGCAAATCCAACGCTACCGCTCTAAAATCAGTGGCCCCCTACTCGATCGCATTGATATACACATTGAAGCCCCATCGCTACGGATCGAGGAATTACGCAGCACACAAGAAGCCGAAAGCTCGGCGACCATTCGTGAACGCTGCGAGTCCGCCCGCGAACGGCAGCAGTCGCGCTTTGCCGGCAATGGCGACTCCTCCGCCAGCTGCAATGCCCGTATGTCGCACTCCGAGATCCGCAAATACTGCGCGATTAATAAAGAGCAAGGCGACCTACTCCAACAAGCCATGGAGCAGCTGGCACTTTCCGCACGCGCCTATGATCGTATCCTCAAAGTCGCACGCACTATCGCCGACCTAGCTGAAAGCGAATCCATCGAGACACCTCATTTGCTTGAAGCCATCCAATATCGTAGTTTAGATAGAAACTTGTTCTATTAA
- the coaE gene encoding dephospho-CoA kinase (Dephospho-CoA kinase (CoaE) performs the final step in coenzyme A biosynthesis.) yields MKIGLTGGIGCGKSTVVQLFAEAGWRTVETDAVVRDCLADDSEVHVALRERWGESVFDADGAVDRKAIAGRVFTDSGELAWLEALLHPIVRRAWESAIAEEPEAHWLVEIPLLFEKRLETEFDLIVCVTSPSEIVEHRMVHRGYSGEEIKQRRLRQMPLEEKARRANCVISNAGNLEFLKQQTKRLIAQTQTY; encoded by the coding sequence TTGAAAATAGGACTTACAGGAGGGATCGGTTGTGGCAAATCGACCGTGGTGCAATTATTCGCAGAAGCTGGCTGGCGCACTGTAGAAACAGATGCCGTTGTGCGTGATTGTCTTGCGGATGACAGCGAGGTGCATGTAGCGCTGCGTGAGCGTTGGGGCGAATCGGTTTTTGATGCAGATGGCGCGGTCGATCGTAAGGCAATAGCAGGGCGCGTTTTTACTGATTCCGGCGAACTGGCGTGGTTGGAGGCGCTGTTGCATCCGATCGTTCGACGTGCGTGGGAATCGGCAATTGCCGAGGAGCCCGAGGCGCACTGGTTAGTTGAGATTCCGCTGCTGTTTGAGAAAAGGCTTGAAACCGAGTTTGATTTGATTGTGTGTGTTACCAGTCCTTCCGAGATTGTTGAACACCGTATGGTGCACAGAGGTTACTCGGGAGAGGAGATCAAGCAGCGTCGTCTACGGCAGATGCCTCTTGAGGAAAAAGCCCGACGTGCGAACTGTGTGATCTCAAATGCAGGCAACCTTGAATTTTTAAAACAACAAACGAAGCGATTAATCGCACAGACCCAGACGTATTAG
- the rho gene encoding transcription termination factor Rho, with the protein MSSEDETKPAVNVNASAEDAPKPARKSAVKKTAAKKVAKKAAKKAAKKAAKKATKKVARKVAKPAMDAQPELFVSSTAAEAPKPRVEREFVPTEVTPGEIKPSEVKLVERTRKPSVVWSSDDPDPVAESPKESKQESSSDGARNDAPSGGEQSQGEKPREGKPHGRRNEQGGGHRNNRRDRNDRGDRNNRGERGERPARNAKFKNKGGPAPHPSKNKKGKGRWQDKKKRGREEDSPVEFGELLEFETLKNFDEVLVLATDMRSGEGDALDFNRIYDMGLPELREEVAAAAVETAHAPNRDQLLNALVAQAGEQKRCITSVGIFEPLEDAAGGLLVYERDSYRVKALCAYVPQVFVERYGLQRGHIVKGQLHPHRENESCPFVVCINDVMGRDPETLSEIVPFTEGVPYYPLERILMESDTESKSDNLSMRVVDCLTPVGFGQRGLIVAPPRTGKTVLMQGMANSIQKNYPDAHLIILLIDERPEEVTDFRRQVSGEVISSTFDETAESHVHAAEMVIEKARRMVEVGRDVVILLDSITRLARAYNTTMPSSGKILSGGVEANALQKPKRFFGSARNIEGGGSLTIIATALVETGSKMDEVIFEEFKGTGNMELHLDRGLSDKRIFPALSMDKSGTRKEELLYHPDEMLKIYSLRRAMKGLPSTDAMEMLIQRIKKTKTNAEFLMSVSR; encoded by the coding sequence ATGAGCTCAGAAGACGAAACTAAACCAGCTGTGAACGTTAATGCATCCGCTGAGGATGCGCCAAAGCCAGCGCGTAAGAGCGCGGTGAAGAAGACTGCTGCAAAAAAGGTAGCAAAAAAAGCGGCGAAGAAAGCGGCGAAGAAAGCAGCGAAAAAGGCGACTAAGAAGGTCGCTCGTAAAGTTGCCAAGCCTGCTATGGATGCTCAGCCTGAGCTGTTTGTGTCTTCGACAGCTGCGGAAGCGCCGAAGCCACGTGTTGAGCGGGAGTTTGTGCCCACCGAGGTGACTCCTGGTGAAATAAAGCCGTCGGAGGTGAAGCTAGTTGAACGCACTCGTAAGCCGAGCGTTGTCTGGTCTTCGGATGATCCAGACCCTGTGGCGGAGTCTCCTAAGGAATCGAAGCAGGAGTCGTCTTCGGATGGCGCTCGCAATGATGCTCCATCGGGAGGCGAGCAATCTCAGGGTGAAAAGCCCAGAGAAGGTAAGCCGCATGGACGTCGCAATGAGCAAGGGGGCGGACACCGCAATAATCGCCGTGATCGTAATGATCGTGGCGATCGCAATAATCGCGGTGAGCGTGGCGAGCGACCAGCCCGCAATGCTAAGTTTAAGAATAAGGGCGGACCTGCACCGCATCCCAGTAAGAATAAAAAAGGCAAGGGCCGTTGGCAGGATAAAAAGAAGCGTGGTCGTGAGGAGGATTCTCCGGTTGAGTTTGGTGAGCTGCTTGAGTTTGAGACACTGAAGAATTTCGACGAGGTTCTAGTCTTGGCTACGGACATGCGCTCGGGAGAGGGGGATGCGCTCGATTTTAACCGTATCTACGATATGGGATTACCTGAACTCCGTGAAGAAGTGGCCGCTGCTGCTGTCGAGACGGCGCATGCTCCGAACCGTGATCAGCTATTGAATGCCTTGGTCGCTCAGGCGGGCGAGCAGAAGCGTTGCATTACTTCGGTCGGTATTTTTGAGCCGCTAGAGGATGCTGCTGGCGGGTTGCTTGTCTATGAGCGTGATAGCTATCGAGTGAAGGCGCTGTGTGCTTATGTGCCTCAGGTCTTTGTTGAGCGTTACGGTTTACAGCGTGGTCATATCGTTAAGGGGCAATTGCACCCGCACCGTGAGAATGAGTCCTGCCCATTCGTGGTTTGTATTAATGATGTGATGGGGCGTGATCCTGAGACGCTGAGCGAGATCGTGCCGTTCACTGAAGGGGTGCCGTATTACCCGTTAGAGCGTATTTTGATGGAGTCTGACACGGAATCAAAATCGGACAACCTCTCTATGCGTGTGGTCGATTGCTTAACGCCCGTTGGCTTTGGTCAGCGTGGGTTGATCGTTGCTCCGCCGCGCACTGGTAAGACTGTGCTGATGCAAGGCATGGCGAATTCCATTCAGAAAAACTACCCAGATGCTCACTTGATTATTCTTTTGATCGACGAGCGCCCCGAGGAAGTGACTGATTTTCGCCGTCAAGTATCGGGGGAAGTGATTAGCTCGACCTTTGATGAAACTGCAGAGAGCCATGTGCATGCTGCGGAGATGGTGATCGAAAAGGCACGCCGCATGGTCGAAGTCGGCCGCGATGTCGTGATTCTTCTAGATTCGATTACCCGTTTGGCACGTGCGTATAATACGACGATGCCAAGCAGTGGTAAGATTCTTTCTGGTGGTGTTGAGGCGAATGCGCTGCAAAAACCGAAGCGTTTCTTTGGTTCTGCGCGTAATATCGAAGGCGGAGGTAGTCTTACTATTATTGCGACAGCACTGGTCGAGACCGGCAGTAAGATGGATGAAGTGATCTTTGAAGAGTTTAAGGGCACCGGTAATATGGAGCTTCACTTGGATCGTGGTCTCTCCGACAAACGTATTTTCCCCGCCTTAAGTATGGATAAGAGTGGCACCCGTAAGGAAGAACTGCTCTACCACCCAGATGAAATGCTTAAAATTTATTCATTGCGCAGAGCAATGAAAGGGCTACCGTCCACTGATGCTATGGAAATGCTCATCCAACGTATTAAGAAAACCAAGACGAACGCGGAGTTCTTAATGAGTGTATCTCGCTAG
- a CDS encoding ATPase, T2SS/T4P/T4SS family, with amino-acid sequence MTSADEFVLQLLIDKGIVDSAVIDDARAKVAEQGSDGNPDTDTLDLLVDEHSVTQLQIATVLADEFNMDVVDLADVRVSTEALELVPYDLANRYKVFPLEADDNEVELAVCDPLDMDAIDSISHVIQRSITSRVAPLEDIEKAIHQYYDGAHAEPVDGMFSGMNEELGEGELDLPTGDEADIAADEAPIIRYVHMVISEALKRRASDIHMEPLEKRFRVRYRIDGVLHEVENPPKRLQPSIISRIKLMSDVSIAEKRVPLDGRINIKVGPKVIDLRVSTLPTAFGESIVMRILDKEGLNLGLPQLGFFSDDQASFERIIAMPDGVFLVTGPTGSGKSTTLYSALNCINHPDRKIITVEDPVEYEMAGINQVQVRRDVGMTFSAALRSMLRQAPNIIMVGEIRDKETAEIAINAALTGHMVFSTLHTNDAPSAISRLVDIGIKPFLVAAALRAVLAQRLVRRICPNCKEPHSHDEKLLSSLGIRSDQTLDANFMLGKGCSKCSSTGFRGRVGVFEMFTMNEELQQMVYEDASLVALRTKSKQMGMRTMREDGVRKVIAGVTTPQEVLHATVAEPV; translated from the coding sequence GTGACCTCAGCCGACGAATTTGTTCTCCAACTTTTAATTGATAAAGGAATCGTAGATTCCGCTGTAATTGACGATGCCCGCGCGAAAGTCGCGGAGCAAGGGAGTGATGGTAATCCGGATACGGATACGCTGGATCTTTTGGTCGATGAGCATTCAGTCACTCAACTGCAAATTGCCACTGTGCTTGCTGATGAGTTTAACATGGATGTCGTGGACCTCGCCGATGTGCGCGTCTCCACCGAGGCGTTGGAACTGGTGCCTTATGATTTAGCGAATCGCTATAAGGTCTTTCCGTTGGAAGCGGACGATAATGAAGTGGAGCTCGCAGTCTGTGATCCACTGGACATGGATGCGATTGATAGCATCAGTCACGTCATTCAGCGCTCGATTACCAGTCGAGTCGCACCGCTTGAAGATATTGAGAAGGCCATTCATCAGTATTACGATGGTGCGCATGCCGAGCCCGTGGATGGTATGTTTTCCGGGATGAATGAAGAGCTGGGCGAGGGGGAACTTGATTTGCCAACTGGTGATGAAGCCGACATCGCCGCAGATGAAGCGCCGATTATCCGCTATGTGCACATGGTGATTTCGGAGGCGTTAAAGCGTCGTGCGTCGGATATTCACATGGAGCCTTTGGAGAAGCGCTTCCGTGTGCGCTACCGTATTGACGGTGTTTTACACGAAGTCGAGAATCCGCCAAAGCGTTTGCAGCCTTCGATCATTTCGCGTATCAAGTTGATGTCGGATGTGAGCATCGCTGAAAAACGCGTGCCTTTGGATGGTCGTATTAATATTAAAGTCGGCCCGAAAGTGATCGATTTACGTGTCTCCACGTTGCCGACTGCTTTTGGTGAGAGTATTGTCATGCGTATTTTGGACAAGGAAGGCCTGAACCTGGGTCTGCCTCAACTTGGTTTCTTTAGTGATGATCAAGCGAGCTTCGAGCGTATTATTGCTATGCCAGACGGTGTCTTTCTCGTGACGGGACCGACCGGTTCTGGTAAGTCGACCACACTGTATTCTGCGCTTAACTGCATTAACCACCCTGACCGTAAGATCATTACAGTTGAGGACCCCGTGGAGTATGAGATGGCCGGGATCAATCAGGTGCAAGTGCGTCGCGATGTCGGTATGACATTCTCCGCGGCCTTGCGCTCGATGCTGCGTCAGGCTCCGAATATTATCATGGTCGGGGAAATTCGTGATAAAGAAACAGCTGAAATCGCTATTAATGCGGCGCTGACGGGGCACATGGTGTTTAGCACCTTGCACACCAATGATGCTCCGAGTGCGATTAGTCGTTTGGTCGATATCGGTATTAAGCCTTTCCTTGTGGCTGCAGCTTTGCGTGCCGTGCTCGCTCAGCGACTCGTGCGTCGGATTTGCCCGAATTGTAAGGAACCGCACTCGCATGATGAGAAACTGCTCAGCTCTTTGGGGATACGTTCCGACCAGACATTGGATGCTAATTTCATGCTCGGTAAAGGTTGCTCAAAGTGCAGTTCGACTGGCTTCCGCGGTCGTGTGGGTGTCTTCGAGATGTTCACGATGAACGAAGAGTTGCAGCAAATGGTCTATGAAGATGCGAGTCTTGTGGCATTACGCACCAAATCCAAACAGATGGGTATGCGAACGATGCGTGAAGATGGTGTCCGTAAAGTCATTGCTGGTGTGACCACTCCTCAGGAAGTCCTGCATGCGACTGTGGCTGAACCGGTTTAA
- a CDS encoding type IV pilus twitching motility protein PilT produces MSYEMNDLLELMVDQGASDLHLQVKQPPTLRMSGSLVPVEGERLTAEDTEDLMKAITSSSNQEQLKTTGGADFGFAYMERARFRVSVLRAKGAYGIVLRQIPNDLFTLSDIGLPDKIKELISRPRGLILVTGPTGSGKSTTLASMVNWVNEHHDGHIITIEDPIEYFHEHKKCIVTQREVGNDVVSFSGAIRGALRQDPDVILVGEMRDLETIEAAVSAAETGHLVFATLHTTGAARTVDRIVDAFPADMKDQIRTQLASSVVAVISQVLCKKVGGGRIASFEIMVTTSSIAQLIRENKTYRIASDIQTGAAHGMIGLDAHLLSLYNRDLITADEALAKSQHPNAIREKLVENGAHFTNS; encoded by the coding sequence ATGAGTTATGAAATGAACGATCTGTTGGAACTGATGGTTGATCAGGGGGCTTCTGACCTACATTTGCAGGTAAAGCAGCCTCCGACGCTCCGTATGTCTGGCAGTCTGGTGCCAGTCGAGGGCGAGCGTTTAACTGCTGAGGACACGGAAGATTTGATGAAGGCGATTACGTCTTCGAGTAATCAGGAGCAATTGAAAACCACTGGTGGCGCCGATTTCGGTTTTGCTTATATGGAGCGTGCGCGTTTCCGCGTTAGTGTGTTGCGTGCGAAGGGAGCCTATGGGATCGTCCTACGTCAGATCCCAAATGATTTATTTACCCTCAGTGACATCGGCCTGCCTGATAAGATTAAAGAGCTAATTAGCCGTCCGAGAGGATTGATTCTAGTGACTGGGCCTACTGGTTCTGGTAAGTCGACCACCTTGGCGTCGATGGTGAACTGGGTGAACGAGCACCATGATGGCCACATTATTACGATCGAAGATCCGATCGAGTATTTTCATGAGCATAAGAAATGCATCGTTACTCAGCGTGAGGTGGGGAATGATGTGGTATCCTTTTCCGGTGCTATCCGCGGTGCCTTACGCCAAGACCCTGACGTCATTCTTGTCGGAGAAATGCGTGACCTTGAAACGATTGAAGCAGCGGTGAGCGCCGCAGAGACTGGACACTTGGTTTTCGCGACATTGCACACCACTGGTGCCGCTCGCACGGTCGACCGTATCGTGGATGCGTTTCCAGCAGATATGAAGGATCAGATCCGCACGCAACTTGCGTCGTCCGTGGTCGCCGTCATTTCACAGGTGCTCTGTAAGAAAGTTGGCGGAGGGCGTATTGCCTCCTTCGAGATCATGGTGACTACCAGTTCGATTGCTCAGCTTATTCGTGAGAATAAAACTTACCGCATTGCTTCCGATATCCAAACCGGTGCCGCTCATGGCATGATCGGCCTCGATGCCCACTTACTGAGTCTCTATAATCGTGATTTGATTACTGCGGACGAGGCACTTGCAAAATCTCAACACCCCAATGCCATTCGCGAGAAACTTGTCGAGAATGGCGCTCATTTTACAAATTCATAA
- a CDS encoding GspE/PulE family protein: MFEDHNDTVYEIIKSAELLDLAQLEELNESHLHTGKSLADAVIDSGVVERTTVLSAVASYLGYSYQETVPNSVPEDVASAVKASTARMYAVVPFAADATSISLLAKDPFNPSIIDDLTFTLNKDIEIVVCDPEFMDDLIVATYGEEDSSIDDILGDLGDSFDSVDEDLSGSDLTDMANQTPIIRFVNLVLQQAIKDQASDVHFEPFEDQFRIRYRIDGALYEMAPPPKSLAIPVISRIKVLSNMNISESRIPQDGRIKMTIAGRPVDLRVSTLPTQFGESVVLRVLDKSVVNLDLEALSLPDDILQTIRDLVNRPNGIFIVTGPTGSGKTTTLYSALREVNSVETKILTAEDPVEYEIDGIMQVAVNHQVGLDFARALRAFLRQDPDKIMIGEIRDLETAQIAVQASLTGHVVLSTLHTNDASGAVTRLIDMGLEPFLISASLEAILAQRLVRRICKTCRTAYEPGHDLIELLDVDPLEIAEKDFFYGDGCPECSNTGYKGRVGLFEMIVVSDAVRELINNRAPTLAIKQKALEQGMRSLRDDGLRAIFDGNSTIEEVLKYT, from the coding sequence ATGTTCGAAGATCATAACGATACCGTATACGAAATAATCAAGTCCGCTGAGCTGCTCGATCTTGCGCAGCTTGAGGAGCTGAATGAGTCGCACCTGCACACTGGTAAATCGCTCGCCGATGCGGTGATTGATTCAGGTGTGGTCGAGCGCACTACTGTCCTATCTGCAGTGGCAAGTTACCTTGGTTATTCATATCAAGAGACAGTGCCGAATTCTGTTCCTGAGGATGTCGCCTCGGCGGTTAAGGCCAGCACGGCTCGGATGTATGCCGTCGTGCCTTTTGCCGCGGATGCCACATCAATTTCATTGCTGGCTAAAGATCCGTTTAATCCGAGCATCATCGATGACCTGACCTTTACCTTGAATAAGGATATTGAGATCGTGGTTTGTGATCCAGAGTTCATGGATGATCTGATTGTCGCAACCTATGGCGAAGAAGACTCCTCCATCGATGATATTCTAGGTGATTTGGGCGATAGTTTTGACTCCGTCGATGAAGATCTGTCGGGCTCTGACTTGACTGATATGGCGAATCAAACGCCGATCATTCGTTTTGTGAACTTAGTGCTACAGCAGGCGATTAAAGATCAGGCATCTGACGTTCACTTTGAGCCCTTTGAGGACCAGTTCCGTATTCGCTATCGTATTGACGGTGCGCTGTATGAAATGGCTCCGCCGCCTAAGAGTCTCGCAATTCCCGTTATTTCGCGTATTAAGGTGCTGTCTAATATGAACATCTCGGAATCTCGTATTCCGCAGGATGGTCGTATTAAGATGACGATTGCCGGGCGCCCCGTTGATTTACGTGTGTCGACTCTGCCGACACAATTTGGTGAGTCTGTGGTGCTTCGTGTCTTAGATAAGTCGGTGGTGAACCTCGACTTGGAAGCCTTGAGTTTGCCGGATGATATTTTGCAGACGATTCGTGATCTCGTGAATCGCCCGAACGGTATTTTCATTGTGACTGGGCCGACAGGGTCGGGTAAAACGACTACGCTCTATAGTGCGCTTCGTGAAGTAAATAGTGTCGAGACGAAGATTCTAACTGCGGAAGATCCCGTGGAGTATGAGATCGATGGTATCATGCAGGTTGCGGTGAACCACCAGGTGGGGCTCGACTTCGCCCGTGCGCTTCGCGCCTTCCTTCGTCAAGATCCGGACAAGATTATGATCGGGGAAATTCGTGACTTGGAGACTGCTCAAATTGCGGTGCAAGCGTCCCTGACCGGTCACGTTGTGTTGAGCACGCTGCACACGAATGATGCGTCTGGTGCGGTGACGCGTCTCATTGACATGGGGCTTGAGCCATTCCTGATTTCCGCTTCACTTGAAGCGATCCTAGCACAGCGCTTGGTGCGTCGTATTTGTAAGACTTGCCGCACTGCTTATGAGCCTGGACATGATTTGATCGAGTTGTTGGATGTTGATCCACTTGAAATTGCAGAGAAAGACTTCTTCTACGGAGATGGTTGCCCTGAGTGTAGCAACACTGGCTATAAGGGACGTGTTGGCCTCTTTGAAATGATCGTGGTTTCCGACGCTGTTCGTGAATTGATCAATAACCGTGCCCCAACGCTCGCGATTAAGCAAAAAGCTCTGGAGCAGGGCATGCGAAGCTTGCGTGATGATGGTCTACGTGCCATTTTCGACGGCAATTCTACGATCGAAGAAGTTCTTAAGTATACTTAA
- a CDS encoding type II secretion system F family protein produces MAKFKYTAIDQNGKQKAGSIDAASQDEASSKVSAMGLMPTNITAASGSVSAKSKKSAKTKGKPSGFSFGSVVKPEELTTFTRQLATLLQAGLPLLRALEVMTRQEKNLRFKACLEQIADQVKSGNTFSDGLLQHPKVFDRLYVNMIKAGEAGGVLDVVLSRLAGFMEKAQRTKKKVKSAMVYPIVVVGVAVAIVVLLMVVVVPKFQAIFDDMLGGAALPGPTQLVVGMSNFLKENILISMGLIVILFFAMKFLLRTEVGSKAFNWCAINLPKIGDLVTKVNIARITRTFGTLLSSGVPILQAITITKDITGNVFYTNALSRIHDSVRDGESLSAPMAREKVFPDMVTSMVDVGEETGELSEMLNRVADNYDEDVDNAVAGITSIIEPIMIVFLAVVVGFIVIALFLPIVEIIKQLTG; encoded by the coding sequence ATGGCAAAATTTAAATACACGGCGATTGATCAGAACGGTAAGCAAAAGGCCGGCTCGATTGATGCAGCTAGTCAAGATGAAGCGAGCTCGAAGGTCAGTGCAATGGGCTTGATGCCCACGAATATCACTGCAGCCAGCGGTTCCGTATCTGCGAAATCGAAGAAGTCCGCTAAGACGAAAGGCAAGCCTTCGGGCTTTTCTTTTGGTTCGGTTGTTAAGCCAGAAGAGCTGACAACTTTTACACGTCAATTGGCTACCTTGCTACAGGCTGGTTTACCGCTTCTCAGAGCGCTCGAGGTCATGACTCGCCAAGAGAAGAACCTTCGCTTTAAGGCATGCTTGGAGCAGATTGCAGATCAAGTAAAGTCAGGTAATACATTTTCCGATGGTTTGCTTCAGCATCCTAAGGTCTTCGATCGCCTTTATGTGAACATGATCAAAGCTGGTGAAGCCGGTGGTGTGCTTGATGTGGTGCTGTCGCGTCTAGCGGGCTTCATGGAAAAAGCGCAACGCACGAAAAAGAAGGTCAAGTCTGCGATGGTTTATCCAATTGTGGTCGTCGGCGTTGCCGTTGCGATCGTCGTTCTTTTGATGGTCGTGGTGGTTCCTAAGTTCCAAGCGATTTTTGATGACATGCTTGGTGGCGCGGCATTGCCTGGCCCGACTCAGTTGGTCGTCGGTATGAGTAATTTCCTAAAGGAAAATATTCTGATTTCGATGGGACTGATAGTTATATTGTTTTTTGCGATGAAGTTTCTGCTTCGCACGGAGGTGGGTTCGAAGGCCTTTAATTGGTGCGCGATCAACCTTCCGAAGATCGGTGATCTGGTGACTAAGGTGAATATTGCTCGTATTACACGCACGTTTGGAACGCTGCTTTCCAGTGGTGTGCCAATTCTGCAAGCGATCACCATTACCAAGGACATTACTGGTAATGTCTTCTATACCAATGCGCTGTCTCGTATTCACGACTCTGTTCGTGATGGTGAGTCACTCTCTGCACCGATGGCTCGCGAGAAAGTCTTCCCTGATATGGTGACTAGTATGGTCGATGTGGGTGAAGAGACAGGTGAGCTATCTGAGATGTTGAATCGTGTTGCGGATAATTACGACGAAGACGTTGATAATGCCGTGGCCGGTATTACCTCA